The genomic interval TGCATCGCGACGTGCTGCGCGAGCATCCGGTGGAAGAAGGACAGATGCTGCCGCTGGCCGTGCAGCAGGCGCTCTATCGGGCCGAGCTGGTCCGGAAGGCACAATCGGTGGCGTTGCGTTATCTGGAACACCGGCCGCGCACGGTGCAGGAAGTGCGGCGACGGCTGGAACGGGCCGGTTTCCCGGTGGAGGTGATCGATCAGATGGTGGCCCGACTGGAAGCGCTGGGCTATCTGGACGATCGGGCCTACGCGCGGGCCTATGTGCAGGGGCGGCTGGCCGGGCGCGGCTACGGACCGCGGCGCCTGCAGGCCGAGTTGCGCCGACGTGGCGTGCCCCCGGACGTGGTGGAGGCGACACTGGACGCGGCGCTGGCCGAGACCGATCCGCTGGAGATCGCCCGTCCGCTGGCCCGGCGACGCTGGAAATTGCT from Rhodothermus marinus carries:
- a CDS encoding regulatory protein RecX, with product MSRARTSKAPEPPVFREGVVTRLEPQTYDPERVSIFIDGAFWMGVHRDVLREHPVEEGQMLPLAVQQALYRAELVRKAQSVALRYLEHRPRTVQEVRRRLERAGFPVEVIDQMVARLEALGYLDDRAYARAYVQGRLAGRGYGPRRLQAELRRRGVPPDVVEATLDAALAETDPLEIARPLARRRWKLLCQNEPDRRKRRQKLIAFLQRRGFSSEIAYTLLRELD